Proteins from a single region of Apium graveolens cultivar Ventura chromosome 7, ASM990537v1, whole genome shotgun sequence:
- the LOC141673099 gene encoding G-type lectin S-receptor-like serine/threonine-protein kinase At4g27290, with the protein MALKFTCIINMTKMMKCFLSILFCCLLCSFIVKSSAGDVLRANQTLKDEDTIVSADGEFELGFFSPGSSKNRYLSIRYKKAGGVIVWVANRDTPLTNASGELTLSSEGALELFNGTNSTIWSSNSLKSIKSPVAQLLNTGNLVIRTANDPDIGNFHWQSFDFPDSTLLPGMKLGKNLATGQDWSLSSWKSNDDPSPSNFQVELDFSGYPQIFLWNDSDRYFRTGPWNGVRLSGVPISGPNNIFVSKFVFNEDEIYYKYELISSSVLMRVITEPDGRVVRYTWTNQSNTWEPSIFLQADYCDVYARCGAYGSCNIYSSSRCKCLDGFHPKNPNAWSNLIFTEGCVPEKKLNCSDKHFFMKQSNKKLPDTQNSQYNFSLNLKDCEKKCLENCSCTAYANTNITGKGSGCLLWFGGLIDIRDQEHSGQDFYVRVAASVSGTNSSSRARRIALIVSLPVILILTAVLGCYMWHVCKHKKKIAEGEMIENEVDYGKEDLPFFDFRTIADATNNFSYNCKIGEGGFGPVYKGILEDGKEIAVKRRSACSTQGVEEFRNEVSCIAKLQHRNLVRLLGWSATEEGERMLVYEYMPNKSLDYFIFGDNENKASLNWPKRYNIINGIVKGLLYLHEDSRLRVIHRDLKASNILLDYHMNPKISDFGMARSFGDSETISNTARVVGTYGYMSPEYAIDGSFSIKSDVYSFGVLVIEIVSGKRNRFFTHSDHNLNLMGHAWKCYKEDRLSELIDASILESSDHDEAFRVILIGLLCVQQYPEDRPNMSSVLMMLTSKVTLPHPKQPGFFTERKHDEADTFHCILDLSSANQTITTVAAR; encoded by the exons ATGGCATTAAAATTCACATGCATCATAAACATGACTAAGATGATGAAATGCTTTCTTTCAATCTTATTCTGCTGCTTATTATGCTCTTTCATAGTTAAATCAAGTGCAGGAGACGTACTTCGTGCAAATCAGACCTTAAAAGATGAAGATACCATTGTTTCAGCTGATGGTGAGTTTGAACTTGGTTTCTTTAGCCCGGGAAGTTCAAAGAATCGATACTTGAGCATACGATACAAGAAGGCAGGTGGGGTGATCGTGTGGGTTGCCAATCGAGATACTCCCCTTACTAATGCATCAGGGGAGCTAACTTTAAGTAGTGAGGGAGCTCTTGAACTTTTCAATGGCACAAACAGTACAATTTGGTCATCAAACTCTTTAAAATCCATAAAGAGTCCTGTGGCACAGTTGTTAAACACTGGAAATCTTGTTATCAGGACAGCTAATGACCCTGATATAGGAAATTTCCATTGGCAGAGTTTTGACTTTCCCGACAGTACTCTCCTACCAGGCATGAAGCTAGGAAAGAACTTAGCAACTGGTCAAGATTGGTCCTTAAGTTCATGGAAAAGCAATGATGACCCTTCTCCTAGCAATTTCCAGGTTGAGCTTGATTTTAGTGGTTATCCACAAATATTCCTATGGAATGATTCAGATAGATATTTCCGGACTGGTCCATGGAATGGTGTTAGACTCAGTGGTGTTCCTATTTCAGGTCCAAATAATATATTTGTGAGCAAGTTTGTCTTTAATGAGGATGAGATCTATTATAAGTATGAACTTATCAGTAGTTCGGTGCTTATGAGGGTAATCACAGAACCCGATGGGCGAGTAGTACGTTATACATGGACTAATCAAAGTAATACGTGGGAACCGTCTATATTTCTCCAGGCAGACTACTGTGATGTTTATGCACGGTGTGGGGCATATGGTAGCTGTAACATTTATAGTTCCTCTCGCTGTAAGTGTTTAGATGGCTTTCATCCCAAAAATCCTAATGCTTGGAGTAATTTGATTTTTACAGAGGGGTGTGTCCCAGAGAAAAAATTAAATTGCAGTGATAAGCATTTTTTTATGAAGCAATCAAACAAGAAATTGCCAGATACACAAAACTCTCAATATAATTTCAGCCTGAACCTTAAGGATTGTGAGAAGAAGTGCCTGGAGAACTGCTCTTGTACAGCATATGCAAATACAAATATTACAGGAAAAGGAAGTGGATGCTTGCTTTGGTTCGGTGGCCTAATTGACATCAGAGATCAAGAACACAGTGGGCAAGATTTTTATGTAAGAGTTGCTGCATCGGTGTCAG GGACAAATAGTAGTTCCAGAGCAAGGCGAATTGCACTGATTGTATCTTTACCTGTAATTTTAATTTTAACAGCAGTCCTTGGCTGCTACATGTGGCATGTATGCAAGCACAAAAAGAAAATTGCAGAAG GAGAAATGATAGAAAATGAGGTGGACTACGGGAAGGAAGATTTACCATTCTTCGACTTCAGAACTATTGCTGATGCCACCAACAACTTCTCTTACAATTGTAAAATCGGGGAGGGTGGCTTTGGACCGGTCTACAAG GGTATTTTGGAAGACGGGAAGGAAATAGCTGTGAAGAGGCGTTCAGCATGTTCGACACAAGGAGTGGAAGAGTTCAGAAATGAAGTATCATGCATTGCAAAGCTTCAACACAGGAATCTGGTTCGGCTTCTTGGTTGGTCCGCCACTGAGGAAGGAGAAAGGATGTTAGTCTATGAATATATGCCCAACAAAAGCTTAGATTACTTCATATTTGGAG ATAATGAAAACAAAGCATCACTGAACTGGCCTAAGCGTTATAACATAATTAACGGGATTGTTAAGGGCCTTCTTTACCTTCATGAAGACTCCAGATTAAGGGTTATTCATAGAGATCTTAAAGCTAGCAACATCCTTCTTGATTATCATATGAATCCAAAAATCTCAGATTTTGGTATGGCTAGAAGTTTTGGAGATAGTGAAACTATTTCAAACACAGCAAGGGTGGTGGGGACATA CGGCTACATGTCCCCTGAGTATGCCATTGACGGATCATTCTCAATTAAATCAGACGTCTATAGCTTTGGTGTATTAGTGATAGAGATCGTGAGTGGGAAGAGAAACAGATTTTTCACTCATTCAGACCACAATCTTAATCTTATGGGCCAT GCATGGAAGTGTTACAAAGAAGACAGGCTTTCGGAACTGATTGATGCATCAATCCTGGAGTCAAGTGACCACGATGAAGCCTTTCGAGTTATTCTAATAGGATTACTATGCGTTCAACAATATCCAGAAGACAGACCGAACATGTCATCTGTACTAATGATGCTGACAAGTAAAGTTACACTTCCTCATCCAAAACAACCTGGCTTCTTCACTGAAAGAAAACATGATGAAGCAGATACTTTCCATTGCATTCTTGATTTGTCTTCTGCAAATCAAACTATTACAACTGTTGCAGCTCGTTAG
- the LOC141673100 gene encoding G-type lectin S-receptor-like serine/threonine-protein kinase At4g27290, with product MEKSSAGDVLRANQPLKGEDTIVSADGEFELGFFSPGSSKNRYLSIRYKRAGEVIVWVANRDAPLTNASGELTLSSEGALELFNGTNNTIWSTNSSKTIRNPVAQLLNSGNLVIRTANDPDIENFHWQSFDYPDSTLLPGMKLGKNLANGRDWSFSSWKSNDDPSPGNFQVKLDVTGYPQLFIWNNSTRHFRSGPWNGVRLNGVPTSGPNDIFVSKFIFNEEEIYYQFVLVSSSVLMRVTTEPDGQVKRYTWTNQSSTWAPSINLQTDYCDGYALCGEYASCNIDSSSRCKCLDGFQPKNPNAWRNLIYTEGCVPEKKLNCSDKHDFVKQSKKKLPDTQNSQYNFSLSLKDCEKKCLENCSCTAYANTNITGKGSGCLLWFGGLIDIRDQEHSGQDFYVRVAASVSGANSSSRARRIALIVSLPVILILTAVLGCYIWHVCKHRKKIAEGEMIEIEVDYRKEDLPFFDFRTIADATNNFSYNCKIGEGGFGPVYKGILEDEKEIAVKRRSACSTQGVEEFRNEVSCIAKLQHRNLVRLLGWSTTDEGERMLVYEYMPNKSLDYFIFGDNETRASLNWPKRYNIINGIVKGLLYLHEDSRLRVIHRDLKASNILLDYHMNPKISDFGMARSFGDSETISNTARVVGTYGYMSPEYAIDGSFSIKSDVYSFGVLVIEIVSGKRNRFFSHSDHNLNLMGHAWMCYKEDRLSELIDASIMESSDHDEAFRVILIGLLCVQQYPEDRPNMSSVLMMLTSKVTLPQPKQPGFFTERKHDEADTFGTILDLSSSNQTVTTVAPR from the exons ATGGAAAAATCCAGTGCAGGAGATGTACTTCGTGCAAATCAGCCCTTAAAAGGTGAAGATACCATTGTTTCTGCTGATGGTGAGTTTGAACTTGGTTTCTTTAGTCCGGGAAGTTCAAAGAATCGATACTTGAGCATACGATACAAGAGGGCAGGTGAGGTGATCGTGTGGGTTGCCAATCGAGATGCTCCCCTTACTAATGCATCAGGGGAGCTAACTTTAAGTAGTGAGGGAGCTCTTGAACTTTTCAATGGCACAAACAACACAATTTGGTCAACAAACTCGTCAAAAACCATAAGGAATCCTGTGGCACAGTTACTAAACTCAGGAAATCTTGTTATCAGGACAGCTAATGACCCTGATATTGAAAATTTCCATTGGCAAAGTTTTGACTATCCCGACAGTACTCTCCTACCAGGCATGAAGCTAGGAAAGAACTTAGCAAACGGACGAGATTGGTCCTTCAGTTCATGGAAAAGCAATGATGACCCTTCTCCAGGCAATTTCCAGGTTAAGCTTGATGTCACTGGTTACCCACAACTATTCATATGGAACAATTCAACTAGACATTTCCGAAGTGGTCCCTGGAATGGTGTTAGACTCAATGGTGTTCCTACTTCTGGTCCAAATGACATATTTGTGAGTAAGTTCATCTTTAATGAGGAGGAGATATATTATCAATTTGTACTTGTTAGTAGTTCGGTGCTTATGAGGGTAACGACAGAACCTGATGGGCAAGTAAAACGTTATACATGGACTAATCAAAGTAGCACGTGGGCGCCATCTATAAATCTTCAGACGGATTACTGTGATGGTTATGCACTCTGTGGGGAATATGCTAGCTGTAATATTGATAGTTCCTCCCGTTGTAAGTGTTTAGATGGATTTCAGCCCAAAAATCCTAACGCTTGGAGAAATTTGATTTATACAGAAGGGTGTGTCCCAGAGAAAAAATTAAATTGTAGTGATAAACATGATTTTGTCAAGCAATCAAAAAAGAAACTGCCAGATACACAAAACTCGCAATATAATTTCAGCCTGAGCCTTAAGGATTGTGAGAAGAAGTGCCTGGAGAACTGCTCTTGTACAGCATATGCGAATACAAACATTACTGGAAAAGGAAGTGGATGCTTGCTTTGGTTCGGTGGCCTAATTGACATCAGAGATCAAGAACACAGTGGGCAAGATTTTTATGTAAGAGTTGCTGCATCGGTGTCAG GGGCAAATAGTAGTTCCAGAGCAAGGCGAATTGCACTGATTGTATCTTTACCCGTAATTTTAATTTTAACAGCAGTTCTTGGCTGCTACATCTGGCATGTATGCAAGCACAGAAAGAAAATTGCAGAAG GAGAGATGATAGAAATTGAGGTGGACTACAGGAAGGAAGATTTACCATTCTTCGACTTCAGAACAATCGCTGATGCCACTAACAACTTCTCTTACAATTGTAAAATCGGGGAAGGTGGCTTTGGACCGGTCTACAAG GGTATTTTGGAAGATGAGAAGGAAATAGCTGTGAAGAGGCGTTCAGCATGTTCGACACAAGGAGTGGAAGAATTCAGAAATGAAGTATCATGCATTGCAAAGCTCCAACACCGGAATCTGGTTAGGCTTCTTGGTTGGTCCACCACTGACGAAGGAGAAAGGATGTTAGTTTATGAATATATGCCCAACAAAAGCTTAGATTACTTCATATTTGGAG ATAATGAAACCAGAGCATCACTGAACTGGCCTAAGCGTTATAACATAATTAACGGGATTGTTAAGGGCCTTCTTTACCTTCATGAAGACTCCAGATTAAGGGTTATTCATAGAGATCTTAAAGCTAGCAACATCCTTCTTGATTATCATATGAATCCAAAAATCTCAGATTTTGGTATGGCTAGAAGTTTCGGAGATAGTGAAACAATTTCAAACACAGCAAGGGTGGTTGGGACATA TGGCTACATGTCCCCTGAGTATGCCATTGACGGATCATTCTCAATTAAATCAGATGTCTATAGCTTTGGTGTACTGGTGATAGAGATCGTGAGTGGGAAGAGAAACAGATTTTTCAGTCATTCAGACCACAATCTTAATCTTATGGGCCAT GCATGGATGTGTTACAAAGAAGACAGGCTTTCAGAACTAATTGATGCATCAATCATGGAGTCAAGTGACCATGATGAAGCCTTTCGAGTAATTCTAATAGGATTATTATGCGTGCAACAATATCCAGAAGACAGACCGAACATGTCATCTGTACTGATGATGTTGACAAGTAAAGTTACGCTGCCTCAACCGAAACAACCTGGTTTTTTCACTGAAAGAAAACATGATGAAGCAGATACTTTCGGTACCATTCTTGATTTGTCTTCATCAAACCAAACTGTTACGACTGTTGCACCTCGCTAG
- the LOC141672600 gene encoding uncharacterized protein LOC141672600: MEGSQVSAAPLGSKSLATKGTHVSAVPICQVDRRNVQQKKPNYEGNRYSPKFRPRAVLSSPENDHLIGGQGMIYFRRKTEMSQKKIGCPWTPNSGKEAVVKKSVLKHNKTHGPAMKKNQAPVA, encoded by the exons ATGGAGGGAAGTCAAGTTTCTGCAGCACCATTGGGTTCTAAATCACTGGCTACAAAAGGTACTCATGTCTCAGCGGTTCCTATATGCCAAG TTGACAGAAGAAATGTTCAACAGAAGAAACCAAATTATGAAGGCAACCGATATAGTCCGAAATTCAGACCTCGTGCAGTCTTATCTAGCCCTG AAAATGATCATCTCATAGGAGGGCAAGGCATGATATATTTTAGACGTAAAACCGAAATGAGCCAGAAGAAAATAGGCTGTCCATGGACACCAAATTCCGGAAAAGAAGCTGTTGTGAAGAAGAGTGTTCTTAAGCACAACAAAACACATGGTCCGGCAATGAAAAAGAATCAAGCTCCAGTTGCATAA
- the LOC141670493 gene encoding uncharacterized protein LOC141670493 isoform X1, translating into MDSETSLELVRKGTTLLLLDVPQFTLIAIDTLVFSAGPNFKGIKMIPPGPHFFYYSPSNRDGNEFSPIVGFFFDASPSKVIVHKWNLEEERFIKLSEEEEERYAQAVRSLEFDRELGPYALDQFKEWKSLSNYITESTIERIPEPIGGEITIASEPEMSGNIPKTGKEKALAEQLCSSKFSRSSDKNQKVHCYYTSVPRLIKHKGMCANELTSLNLDKTQLLEELLTKEFGGAEDLLLAELQFAFIAFLMGQSLESFLQWKTLLTLFFGCTEAPFRTRSKLFTKFIKVLYYQLKFGLQENKKDVDVERESTSVLFDESWLSADSFMYHLCKDFFQLILEAPVVDGDLISWTRKVKELLETTLGWSFLQSDTIDGIYFEDSDEFAPVVEMLDDHVQ; encoded by the exons ATGGATTCAGAGACGAGTTTAGAGCTGGTTAGAAAAGGCACAACTCTACTCCTCCTCGATGTTCCTCAATTCACTCTTATTGCTATTGATACTCTG GTGTTTAGTGCGGGTCCCAATTTCAAGGGTATTAAGATGATTCCTCCCGGTCCTCACTTCTTCTATTACTCTCCCTCCAACAG AGATGGAAATGAATTTTCACCTATTGTAGGCTTCTTCTTTGATGCAAGCCCCTCTAAG GTGATCGTTCATAAATGGAATCTAGAAGAGGAGCGCTTCATCAAGCTATCGGAAGAAGAG GAAGAGAGATATGCTCAAGCAGTGAGAAGTCTGGAGTTTGATAGGGAACTTGGACCTTATGCACTGGACCAGTTCAAAGAATGGAAGTCATTGTCAAACTACATCACAGAGAGCACGATTGAACGAATCC CAGAACCCATAGGAGGGGAAATTACAATTGCCTCTGAACCTGAGATGAGTGGGAACATTCCTAAAACAGGAAAGGAGAAAGCTCTTGCTGAACAGTTATGTAGCAGTAAGTTCTCAAGATCCTCTGATAAAAATCAGAAAGTACACTGTTACTACACATCAGTTCCACGGCTCATTAAGCACAAGGGGATGTGCGCAAATGAACTGACCTCTTTGAACCTCGACAAG ACACAATTGCTAGAAGAGCTATTAACTAAAGAGTTTGGAGGTGCTGAAGACTTGCTTCTGGCAGAGTTGCAATTTGCATTTATTGCATTCTTG ATGGGGCAATCACTTGAATCCTTTTTACAGTGGAAAACTTTACTTACCCTCTTCTTTGGCTGTACTGAAGCA CCTTTCCGCACAAGGAGTAAACTATTTACCAAG TTTATCAAAGTCTTGTACTATCAGCTCAAGTTTGGACTCCAAGAAAATAAAAAAGATGTTGATGTTGAACGAGAGAGCACATCAGTACTGTTTGATGAATCTTGGTTATCCGCTGATAGTTTTATGTACCACCTCTGTAAG GACTTCTTTCAGTTAATTCTTGAAGCACCCGTAGTTGATGGAGATCTTATTTCTTGG ACGAGGAAAGTTAAGGAGCTACTTGAGACAACTCTTGGATGGAGTTTTCTGCAATCGGATACAATTGATGGAATTTACTTTGAAGACAGTGACGAG TTTGCTCCGGTTGTTGAGATGTTGGATGATCATGTTCAGTAA
- the LOC141670493 gene encoding uncharacterized protein LOC141670493 isoform X2 translates to MDSETSLELVRKGTTLLLLDVPQFTLIAIDTLVFSAGPNFKGIKMIPPGPHFFYYSPSNRDGNEFSPIVGFFFDASPSKVIVHKWNLEEERFIKLSEEEEERYAQAVRSLEFDRELGPYALDQFKEWKSLSNYITESTIERIQPIGGEITIASEPEMSGNIPKTGKEKALAEQLCSSKFSRSSDKNQKVHCYYTSVPRLIKHKGMCANELTSLNLDKTQLLEELLTKEFGGAEDLLLAELQFAFIAFLMGQSLESFLQWKTLLTLFFGCTEAPFRTRSKLFTKFIKVLYYQLKFGLQENKKDVDVERESTSVLFDESWLSADSFMYHLCKDFFQLILEAPVVDGDLISWTRKVKELLETTLGWSFLQSDTIDGIYFEDSDEFAPVVEMLDDHVQ, encoded by the exons ATGGATTCAGAGACGAGTTTAGAGCTGGTTAGAAAAGGCACAACTCTACTCCTCCTCGATGTTCCTCAATTCACTCTTATTGCTATTGATACTCTG GTGTTTAGTGCGGGTCCCAATTTCAAGGGTATTAAGATGATTCCTCCCGGTCCTCACTTCTTCTATTACTCTCCCTCCAACAG AGATGGAAATGAATTTTCACCTATTGTAGGCTTCTTCTTTGATGCAAGCCCCTCTAAG GTGATCGTTCATAAATGGAATCTAGAAGAGGAGCGCTTCATCAAGCTATCGGAAGAAGAG GAAGAGAGATATGCTCAAGCAGTGAGAAGTCTGGAGTTTGATAGGGAACTTGGACCTTATGCACTGGACCAGTTCAAAGAATGGAAGTCATTGTCAAACTACATCACAGAGAGCACGATTGAACGAATCC AACCCATAGGAGGGGAAATTACAATTGCCTCTGAACCTGAGATGAGTGGGAACATTCCTAAAACAGGAAAGGAGAAAGCTCTTGCTGAACAGTTATGTAGCAGTAAGTTCTCAAGATCCTCTGATAAAAATCAGAAAGTACACTGTTACTACACATCAGTTCCACGGCTCATTAAGCACAAGGGGATGTGCGCAAATGAACTGACCTCTTTGAACCTCGACAAG ACACAATTGCTAGAAGAGCTATTAACTAAAGAGTTTGGAGGTGCTGAAGACTTGCTTCTGGCAGAGTTGCAATTTGCATTTATTGCATTCTTG ATGGGGCAATCACTTGAATCCTTTTTACAGTGGAAAACTTTACTTACCCTCTTCTTTGGCTGTACTGAAGCA CCTTTCCGCACAAGGAGTAAACTATTTACCAAG TTTATCAAAGTCTTGTACTATCAGCTCAAGTTTGGACTCCAAGAAAATAAAAAAGATGTTGATGTTGAACGAGAGAGCACATCAGTACTGTTTGATGAATCTTGGTTATCCGCTGATAGTTTTATGTACCACCTCTGTAAG GACTTCTTTCAGTTAATTCTTGAAGCACCCGTAGTTGATGGAGATCTTATTTCTTGG ACGAGGAAAGTTAAGGAGCTACTTGAGACAACTCTTGGATGGAGTTTTCTGCAATCGGATACAATTGATGGAATTTACTTTGAAGACAGTGACGAG TTTGCTCCGGTTGTTGAGATGTTGGATGATCATGTTCAGTAA
- the LOC141670493 gene encoding uncharacterized protein LOC141670493 isoform X3, giving the protein MESRRGALHQAIGRRGFHLKEERYAQAVRSLEFDRELGPYALDQFKEWKSLSNYITESTIERIPEPIGGEITIASEPEMSGNIPKTGKEKALAEQLCSSKFSRSSDKNQKVHCYYTSVPRLIKHKGMCANELTSLNLDKTQLLEELLTKEFGGAEDLLLAELQFAFIAFLMGQSLESFLQWKTLLTLFFGCTEAPFRTRSKLFTKFIKVLYYQLKFGLQENKKDVDVERESTSVLFDESWLSADSFMYHLCKDFFQLILEAPVVDGDLISWTRKVKELLETTLGWSFLQSDTIDGIYFEDSDEFAPVVEMLDDHVQ; this is encoded by the exons ATGGAATCTAGAAGAGGAGCGCTTCATCAAGCTATCGGAAGAAGAG GTTTTCATTTGAAGGAAGAGAGATATGCTCAAGCAGTGAGAAGTCTGGAGTTTGATAGGGAACTTGGACCTTATGCACTGGACCAGTTCAAAGAATGGAAGTCATTGTCAAACTACATCACAGAGAGCACGATTGAACGAATCC CAGAACCCATAGGAGGGGAAATTACAATTGCCTCTGAACCTGAGATGAGTGGGAACATTCCTAAAACAGGAAAGGAGAAAGCTCTTGCTGAACAGTTATGTAGCAGTAAGTTCTCAAGATCCTCTGATAAAAATCAGAAAGTACACTGTTACTACACATCAGTTCCACGGCTCATTAAGCACAAGGGGATGTGCGCAAATGAACTGACCTCTTTGAACCTCGACAAG ACACAATTGCTAGAAGAGCTATTAACTAAAGAGTTTGGAGGTGCTGAAGACTTGCTTCTGGCAGAGTTGCAATTTGCATTTATTGCATTCTTG ATGGGGCAATCACTTGAATCCTTTTTACAGTGGAAAACTTTACTTACCCTCTTCTTTGGCTGTACTGAAGCA CCTTTCCGCACAAGGAGTAAACTATTTACCAAG TTTATCAAAGTCTTGTACTATCAGCTCAAGTTTGGACTCCAAGAAAATAAAAAAGATGTTGATGTTGAACGAGAGAGCACATCAGTACTGTTTGATGAATCTTGGTTATCCGCTGATAGTTTTATGTACCACCTCTGTAAG GACTTCTTTCAGTTAATTCTTGAAGCACCCGTAGTTGATGGAGATCTTATTTCTTGG ACGAGGAAAGTTAAGGAGCTACTTGAGACAACTCTTGGATGGAGTTTTCTGCAATCGGATACAATTGATGGAATTTACTTTGAAGACAGTGACGAG TTTGCTCCGGTTGTTGAGATGTTGGATGATCATGTTCAGTAA